A DNA window from Euwallacea fornicatus isolate EFF26 chromosome 17, ASM4011564v1, whole genome shotgun sequence contains the following coding sequences:
- the LOC136344582 gene encoding lysophosphatidylserine lipase ABHD12-like isoform X3: MLLIKRRFIKRITLNTFKVGILVCVILFVVLPVIYRYSYNFQRAAVFLNFVNVPSSADYENPQKYGINGARNFYISSDDIELGTWQILPSNLEGSNETSKEFFDRILDNGQNVVIYTHGNGGCRLSSHRIEIYQVLRQFFHVIAFDYRSYGDSSKRPPSELALVKDILIVYEWVRNRTRSNVFVWGHSLGTSLASHAVLKIQSLSVDQPVGLMLESPFNNMREEISEFPLAKFFKFLPWFRITIVDPMSSNFKFETDKYICGINVTIMIMHAEDDNVVPYKLGHRLYTNAKKCRSEDQGQILFYTFSGQHKFGHKFICRASDLPDKINTFIQLALETKHDKGLHH, translated from the exons ATGCTACTAATCAAACGAAGGTTTATCAAAAG AATTACCCTAAACACTTTCAAGGTTGGAATCCTCGTCTGCGTGATTCTCTTTGTAGTTCTGCCGGTCATCTATCGGTACTCTTACAATTTTCAAAGGGCGGCGGTTTTCTTGAATTTCG TGAATGTGCCTTCCTCGGCAGACTACGAAAATCCGcaaaaatatggaataaatGGAGCTAGAAACTTTTACATTAGCTCTGATGATATTGAATTGGGGACATGGCAGATTCTACCCAGCAACCTGGAGGGCTCCAACGAAACCAGTAAGGAGTTCTTCGACCGGATTTTGGACAACGGCCAAAATGTCGTTATTTATACTCACGGAAATGGGGGATGCCGATTATCATCACACAGAATCGAGATCTACCAAGTTCTGCGGCAATTTTTTCACGTGATTGCTTTCGATTATCGAA GTTACGGAGATTCCTCTAAACGACCTCCCAGTGAATTAGCCCTggtaaaagatattttaatagtttatGAATGGGTTAGGAATCGAACGAGAAGCAACGTCTTCGTATGGGGCCATTCCTTGGGGACAAGCCTTGCTAGTCACGCGGTCTTAAAAATCCAAAGTTTGAGCGTCGACCAACCCGTGGGGCTCATGTTGGAGAGCCCGTTTAACAACATGAGGGAGGAAATTAGCGAGTTCCCTCTAGCCAAG tttttcaaGTTCCTACCATGGTTTCGCATCACTATCGTAGATCCCATGTCCTCAAACTTTAAATTCGAGACTGATAAATACATTTGCGGAATAAATGTAACGATTATGATAATGCACGCGGAAGACGACAATGTTGTTCCATATAAGCTGGGACACAGG TTATACACCAACGCTAAGAAATGTAGAAGCGAGGACCAAGGCCAAATCTTGTTCTACACCTTTAGCGGCCAACACAAGTTCGGCCATAAGTTCATCTGTCGGGCATCAGACCTTCCGGATAAAATCAA CACATTTATTCAGCTGGCTCTGGAGACTAAGCATGACAAAGGGCTACACCATTAA
- the LOC136344582 gene encoding lysophosphatidylserine lipase ABHD12-like isoform X1, producing the protein MAAQTAQDDSDFLDDEVVEYGITSFGPYLIPSIPVALGALTFFDVITLNTFKVGILVCVILFVVLPVIYRYSYNFQRAAVFLNFVNVPSSADYENPQKYGINGARNFYISSDDIELGTWQILPSNLEGSNETSKEFFDRILDNGQNVVIYTHGNGGCRLSSHRIEIYQVLRQFFHVIAFDYRSYGDSSKRPPSELALVKDILIVYEWVRNRTRSNVFVWGHSLGTSLASHAVLKIQSLSVDQPVGLMLESPFNNMREEISEFPLAKFFKFLPWFRITIVDPMSSNFKFETDKYICGINVTIMIMHAEDDNVVPYKLGHRLYTNAKKCRSEDQGQILFYTFSGQHKFGHKFICRASDLPDKINTFIQLALETKHDKGLHH; encoded by the exons ATGGCAGCTCAAACTGCCCAGGATGACAGTGATTTTTTAGATGATGAGGTTGTCGAATACGGTATTACATCCTTTGGTCCCTATTTGATACCATCAATACCAGTGGCATTAGGtgctttaacattttttgatgt AATTACCCTAAACACTTTCAAGGTTGGAATCCTCGTCTGCGTGATTCTCTTTGTAGTTCTGCCGGTCATCTATCGGTACTCTTACAATTTTCAAAGGGCGGCGGTTTTCTTGAATTTCG TGAATGTGCCTTCCTCGGCAGACTACGAAAATCCGcaaaaatatggaataaatGGAGCTAGAAACTTTTACATTAGCTCTGATGATATTGAATTGGGGACATGGCAGATTCTACCCAGCAACCTGGAGGGCTCCAACGAAACCAGTAAGGAGTTCTTCGACCGGATTTTGGACAACGGCCAAAATGTCGTTATTTATACTCACGGAAATGGGGGATGCCGATTATCATCACACAGAATCGAGATCTACCAAGTTCTGCGGCAATTTTTTCACGTGATTGCTTTCGATTATCGAA GTTACGGAGATTCCTCTAAACGACCTCCCAGTGAATTAGCCCTggtaaaagatattttaatagtttatGAATGGGTTAGGAATCGAACGAGAAGCAACGTCTTCGTATGGGGCCATTCCTTGGGGACAAGCCTTGCTAGTCACGCGGTCTTAAAAATCCAAAGTTTGAGCGTCGACCAACCCGTGGGGCTCATGTTGGAGAGCCCGTTTAACAACATGAGGGAGGAAATTAGCGAGTTCCCTCTAGCCAAG tttttcaaGTTCCTACCATGGTTTCGCATCACTATCGTAGATCCCATGTCCTCAAACTTTAAATTCGAGACTGATAAATACATTTGCGGAATAAATGTAACGATTATGATAATGCACGCGGAAGACGACAATGTTGTTCCATATAAGCTGGGACACAGG TTATACACCAACGCTAAGAAATGTAGAAGCGAGGACCAAGGCCAAATCTTGTTCTACACCTTTAGCGGCCAACACAAGTTCGGCCATAAGTTCATCTGTCGGGCATCAGACCTTCCGGATAAAATCAA CACATTTATTCAGCTGGCTCTGGAGACTAAGCATGACAAAGGGCTACACCATTAA
- the SPR gene encoding sex peptide receptor isoform X2 — protein MFLDPDFFNSSDYLMDTDDNGSSVNSTIIRPWEYYQNETMGPPYLNITREMPISYAVPLYGYLMPILLVITMVANTLIVVVLSRRHMRTPTNVVLMAMALCDLLTLLIPAPWLIYMYTFGNHYKPLNPVSLCHTWSLMHEHLPNLFHTASIWLTLVLAVQRYIYVCHAPVARRFCTMPNVYKCVGYTMCASALHQVPRMFESDYSLMKVLWNNQTVDVCIKSDAYWVQELITTNVYYCVYYMFRVAFVHLLPCIALVTLNLLLFRALKQAQKRRDILLSSNKKAPKTECRKMRESNCTTLMLIVVVSVFLLVEIPLAVVTILHIISSMVIEFLDYHVANTLIIFSNFFITLSYPINFAIYCGMSRQFRETFKELFITDSANARNGSSRYSIVNGPRTCTNETVL, from the exons ATGTTTCTGGACCCGGACTTCTTCAACTCCTCCGACTATCTGATGGACACCGACGACAATGGCTCGTCAGTGAACTCGACGATTATAAGACCATGGGAATATTACCAGAACGAGACCATGGGACCACCCTACCTCAACATAACCCGTGAGATGCCCATCTCCTACGCGGTTCCGTTATACGGATACCTGATGCCCATACTTCTGGTGATTACCATGGTGGCCAACACTCTCATAGTGGTGGTGCTTTCGAGGAGACACATGCGGACTCCCACCAATGTAGTGCTTATGGCTATGGCCCTTTGTGACTTATTGACTCTGTTGATACCTGCGCCATGGCTGATCTACATGTACACCTTTGGGAATCACTATAAACCCTTGAACCCGGTGTCATTGTGCCATACTTGGAGCCTCATGCACGAG caCCTTCCCAACCTCTTCCACACTGCGAGCATCTGGTTGACGTTGGTACTGGCAGTACAACGATACATTTATGTGTGCCACGCCCCGGTAGCCCGAAGATTCTGCACCATGCCCAACGTGTACAAATGCGTAGGGTACACGATGTGCGCTTCCGCCCTTCACCAGGTGCCCCGAATGTTCGAGAGCGATTATAGTCTG ATGAAGGTCCTGTGGAACAATCAAACAGTGGACGTGTGCATCAAAAGCGACGCCTATTGGGTGCAAGAACTGATCACCACCAACGTCTACTACTGCGTCTATTACATGTTCAGAGTCGCCTTCGTTCACTTACTCCCCTGTATCGCCTTAGTGACGCTCAACCTCCTCTTATTCAGGGCATTGAAACAAGCCCAAAAAAGACGAGACATCCTCCTCTCCAGCAACAAAAAAGCGCCCAAAACAGAGTGCAGGAAGATGCGGGAGTCCAACTGCACCACCCTGATGCTCATCGTAGTCGTAAGCGTTTTTCTGTTGGTGGAGATACCGCTGGCTGTAGTGACCATTCTCCATATCATCTCAAGCATGGTAATCGAATTCCTGGACTACCACGTAGCCAATACGTTGataattttcagcaatttcttTATCACCTTGAGTTATCCGATTAACTTCGCCATCTACTGCGGCATGTCCAGACAGTTCAGGGAGACCTTCAAAGAACTGTTTATCACCGATTCAGCAAACGCTAGAAATGGATCGTCTAGGTACTCCATAGTCAATGGTCCAAGAACCTGTACGAATGAGACTGTTTTATAA
- the SPR gene encoding sex peptide receptor isoform X1, with translation MYSEYVPHDDPRPNLTQQLKLPNTIMFLDPDFFNSSDYLMDTDDNGSSVNSTIIRPWEYYQNETMGPPYLNITREMPISYAVPLYGYLMPILLVITMVANTLIVVVLSRRHMRTPTNVVLMAMALCDLLTLLIPAPWLIYMYTFGNHYKPLNPVSLCHTWSLMHEHLPNLFHTASIWLTLVLAVQRYIYVCHAPVARRFCTMPNVYKCVGYTMCASALHQVPRMFESDYSLMKVLWNNQTVDVCIKSDAYWVQELITTNVYYCVYYMFRVAFVHLLPCIALVTLNLLLFRALKQAQKRRDILLSSNKKAPKTECRKMRESNCTTLMLIVVVSVFLLVEIPLAVVTILHIISSMVIEFLDYHVANTLIIFSNFFITLSYPINFAIYCGMSRQFRETFKELFITDSANARNGSSRYSIVNGPRTCTNETVL, from the exons AATATGTGCCGCACGATGACCCCAGACCAAACCTAACCCAACAGTTGAAGCTACCTAACACCATAATGTTTCTGGACCCGGACTTCTTCAACTCCTCCGACTATCTGATGGACACCGACGACAATGGCTCGTCAGTGAACTCGACGATTATAAGACCATGGGAATATTACCAGAACGAGACCATGGGACCACCCTACCTCAACATAACCCGTGAGATGCCCATCTCCTACGCGGTTCCGTTATACGGATACCTGATGCCCATACTTCTGGTGATTACCATGGTGGCCAACACTCTCATAGTGGTGGTGCTTTCGAGGAGACACATGCGGACTCCCACCAATGTAGTGCTTATGGCTATGGCCCTTTGTGACTTATTGACTCTGTTGATACCTGCGCCATGGCTGATCTACATGTACACCTTTGGGAATCACTATAAACCCTTGAACCCGGTGTCATTGTGCCATACTTGGAGCCTCATGCACGAG caCCTTCCCAACCTCTTCCACACTGCGAGCATCTGGTTGACGTTGGTACTGGCAGTACAACGATACATTTATGTGTGCCACGCCCCGGTAGCCCGAAGATTCTGCACCATGCCCAACGTGTACAAATGCGTAGGGTACACGATGTGCGCTTCCGCCCTTCACCAGGTGCCCCGAATGTTCGAGAGCGATTATAGTCTG ATGAAGGTCCTGTGGAACAATCAAACAGTGGACGTGTGCATCAAAAGCGACGCCTATTGGGTGCAAGAACTGATCACCACCAACGTCTACTACTGCGTCTATTACATGTTCAGAGTCGCCTTCGTTCACTTACTCCCCTGTATCGCCTTAGTGACGCTCAACCTCCTCTTATTCAGGGCATTGAAACAAGCCCAAAAAAGACGAGACATCCTCCTCTCCAGCAACAAAAAAGCGCCCAAAACAGAGTGCAGGAAGATGCGGGAGTCCAACTGCACCACCCTGATGCTCATCGTAGTCGTAAGCGTTTTTCTGTTGGTGGAGATACCGCTGGCTGTAGTGACCATTCTCCATATCATCTCAAGCATGGTAATCGAATTCCTGGACTACCACGTAGCCAATACGTTGataattttcagcaatttcttTATCACCTTGAGTTATCCGATTAACTTCGCCATCTACTGCGGCATGTCCAGACAGTTCAGGGAGACCTTCAAAGAACTGTTTATCACCGATTCAGCAAACGCTAGAAATGGATCGTCTAGGTACTCCATAGTCAATGGTCCAAGAACCTGTACGAATGAGACTGTTTTATAA
- the LOC136344582 gene encoding lysophosphatidylserine lipase ABHD12-like isoform X2 gives MAKVTEFMDVEYSEVPPKDNEFPVSKHPCKKLLFRITLNTFKVGILVCVILFVVLPVIYRYSYNFQRAAVFLNFVNVPSSADYENPQKYGINGARNFYISSDDIELGTWQILPSNLEGSNETSKEFFDRILDNGQNVVIYTHGNGGCRLSSHRIEIYQVLRQFFHVIAFDYRSYGDSSKRPPSELALVKDILIVYEWVRNRTRSNVFVWGHSLGTSLASHAVLKIQSLSVDQPVGLMLESPFNNMREEISEFPLAKFFKFLPWFRITIVDPMSSNFKFETDKYICGINVTIMIMHAEDDNVVPYKLGHRLYTNAKKCRSEDQGQILFYTFSGQHKFGHKFICRASDLPDKINTFIQLALETKHDKGLHH, from the exons ATGGCTAAAGTGACTGAGTTTATGGACGTTGAATATAGTGAAGTTCCCCCTAAGGACAACGAATTTCCTGTTTCAAAGCATCCTtgtaaaaaattgctttttag AATTACCCTAAACACTTTCAAGGTTGGAATCCTCGTCTGCGTGATTCTCTTTGTAGTTCTGCCGGTCATCTATCGGTACTCTTACAATTTTCAAAGGGCGGCGGTTTTCTTGAATTTCG TGAATGTGCCTTCCTCGGCAGACTACGAAAATCCGcaaaaatatggaataaatGGAGCTAGAAACTTTTACATTAGCTCTGATGATATTGAATTGGGGACATGGCAGATTCTACCCAGCAACCTGGAGGGCTCCAACGAAACCAGTAAGGAGTTCTTCGACCGGATTTTGGACAACGGCCAAAATGTCGTTATTTATACTCACGGAAATGGGGGATGCCGATTATCATCACACAGAATCGAGATCTACCAAGTTCTGCGGCAATTTTTTCACGTGATTGCTTTCGATTATCGAA GTTACGGAGATTCCTCTAAACGACCTCCCAGTGAATTAGCCCTggtaaaagatattttaatagtttatGAATGGGTTAGGAATCGAACGAGAAGCAACGTCTTCGTATGGGGCCATTCCTTGGGGACAAGCCTTGCTAGTCACGCGGTCTTAAAAATCCAAAGTTTGAGCGTCGACCAACCCGTGGGGCTCATGTTGGAGAGCCCGTTTAACAACATGAGGGAGGAAATTAGCGAGTTCCCTCTAGCCAAG tttttcaaGTTCCTACCATGGTTTCGCATCACTATCGTAGATCCCATGTCCTCAAACTTTAAATTCGAGACTGATAAATACATTTGCGGAATAAATGTAACGATTATGATAATGCACGCGGAAGACGACAATGTTGTTCCATATAAGCTGGGACACAGG TTATACACCAACGCTAAGAAATGTAGAAGCGAGGACCAAGGCCAAATCTTGTTCTACACCTTTAGCGGCCAACACAAGTTCGGCCATAAGTTCATCTGTCGGGCATCAGACCTTCCGGATAAAATCAA CACATTTATTCAGCTGGCTCTGGAGACTAAGCATGACAAAGGGCTACACCATTAA